From the genome of Candidatus Gastranaerophilales bacterium, one region includes:
- a CDS encoding riboflavin synthase yields MFTGIIEEVGTIKSVNCTSSGAKIVVSCAKVLEETKIGDSIGIDGVCQTVTDLSSNSFSVETMNETLSLTTFETFKTGQKVNLERAAALSTRLGGHLLSGHVEGLVKITAIEKQGIADIFRFKVAKNIERYMIYKGSVALNGVSLTICSLEGGFFEVSLIPHTKENTTFQYLKIGDFVNIETDIIAKYIEKLMIKDNNTSSRIDENFLKENGFF; encoded by the coding sequence ATGTTCACAGGAATAATTGAAGAAGTAGGAACAATCAAATCCGTCAACTGCACCTCAAGTGGAGCAAAAATTGTCGTGTCCTGCGCCAAAGTGCTTGAAGAAACAAAGATAGGCGACAGTATCGGAATTGACGGGGTATGCCAGACAGTAACAGACTTAAGTTCAAACTCTTTCAGCGTAGAAACGATGAATGAAACCCTTAGTTTAACCACTTTTGAAACCTTTAAAACAGGTCAAAAAGTCAACCTTGAGCGGGCGGCTGCTTTGTCTACACGTTTAGGCGGACATTTATTAAGCGGTCATGTAGAAGGACTTGTAAAAATTACCGCTATAGAAAAACAAGGTATAGCCGATATTTTCAGGTTTAAAGTTGCAAAAAACATTGAGAGATATATGATTTATAAAGGCTCTGTTGCCTTAAACGGTGTAAGTTTAACAATTTGTTCTTTGGAAGGCGGATTTTTTGAAGTATCCTTAATCCCCCACACAAAAGAGAATACGACATTTCAATATTTAAAAATCGGTGATTTTGTGAACATTGAAACGGATATAATTGCAAAATATATTGAAAAATTAATGATTAAGGATAATAATACAAGCAGCAGAATAGATGAAAATTTTTTGAAAGAGAACGGATTTTTTTAA